In Tepidimonas taiwanensis, the following are encoded in one genomic region:
- a CDS encoding efflux RND transporter periplasmic adaptor subunit produces MAVYASRLVTLVTVLVIGAVLTACQQAPATDSAGTVPYVRTAAVQPVGAAAQGLSGIVRARIEAPLAFQVGGRIIARRVDAGQAVSAGQVLFELDPADLEQAVRAAEADAAAAETAWRTAQAEWARVRELQSRGFVSAQALERAELAVRETHSRRDAATARLTQARNARGYAQLRSPAAGVLIDVSGQPGQVVAAGQPVATLAQQGEREVEVHFPDGVPPPAQGEALLPDGQRRALRLREAAPAVDPLGRTRRARYTIADLPPTVALGSVVTSRFALPGATGAEALWQVPVGALDERGHGPRVWRLRDGKPEPVAVQVRALDDRHAIVAGALEPTDRIVALGTHLLQEGMAVRELPR; encoded by the coding sequence ATGGCCGTTTACGCCTCCCGCCTGGTCACACTGGTCACCGTTTTGGTGATTGGCGCGGTACTCACGGCGTGTCAACAGGCACCCGCAACAGACAGCGCCGGCACTGTCCCTTATGTGCGCACGGCTGCCGTGCAGCCCGTCGGTGCCGCGGCACAAGGTTTGTCAGGGATCGTGCGTGCCCGCATCGAGGCCCCTTTGGCCTTTCAGGTCGGTGGGCGCATCATCGCACGCCGCGTCGACGCCGGACAAGCGGTCTCCGCGGGGCAGGTGCTGTTCGAGCTCGATCCGGCGGACCTGGAACAGGCGGTGCGGGCGGCCGAAGCGGACGCGGCGGCGGCCGAAACGGCGTGGCGCACGGCGCAAGCCGAGTGGGCGCGCGTGCGCGAGCTGCAATCACGCGGCTTCGTCAGCGCGCAGGCGCTGGAGCGCGCGGAACTGGCGGTACGCGAGACCCACAGCCGCCGCGACGCCGCCACCGCCCGGCTGACGCAGGCGCGCAACGCGCGCGGGTACGCGCAGTTGCGCAGCCCCGCGGCCGGGGTGCTGATCGACGTGTCGGGCCAGCCCGGGCAGGTCGTCGCTGCCGGGCAGCCGGTGGCGACGCTCGCACAACAGGGGGAGCGGGAAGTGGAAGTCCACTTCCCCGACGGCGTGCCGCCCCCCGCGCAAGGCGAGGCGCTGCTGCCCGACGGCCAGCGGCGCGCGCTGCGGCTGCGCGAAGCGGCGCCGGCCGTCGATCCGCTGGGCCGCACGCGCCGGGCGCGCTACACGATCGCGGACCTGCCGCCCACCGTGGCGCTGGGCAGCGTCGTCACCTCGCGCTTTGCCCTGCCCGGGGCAACGGGCGCGGAGGCGCTGTGGCAGGTGCCGGTCGGGGCGCTGGACGAGCGCGGACACGGCCCGCGCGTGTGGCGGCTGCGTGACGGCAAGCCCGAGCCCGTCGCGGTGCAGGTGCGCGCGCTCGACGACCGGCACGCGATCGTCGCCGGCGCGCTGGAGCCGACCGACCGCATCGTCGCGCTCGGCACCCATCTGCTGCAGGAAGGCATGGCGGTGCGGGAGCTGCCCCGATGA
- a CDS encoding efflux RND transporter permease subunit, whose amino-acid sequence MSLPNLSALAVRERAVTLFLLILSILGGLYAFLSLGRAEDPAFTVRVMQVNVAWPGASAEQLQQQVVDRLEKRIQEVEYLYRIESTVRPGQATLQVEFHDYTPQAKVPELFYQVRKRMWDEARQMPPGVIGPIANDDFSDVYFSLLALTAPGLPMADLAREADRLRDQLQRIEGVHKAVLIGERTERVYVEFDSARLVNLGLSPQAIFEAIDASNRLVPTGRIETDGPRLHIRLDADLSDPEALAAVPIRAGNKVLRLGDIATIRRGYEEPPSYLVRARGQDAVLIGIVMNKGENGLALGQRLEAYLQAEKTELPLGMALTQLTNQADAIRKAVDLFQLKFLVAVIVVMGVSMLAIGWRAGLIVGIAVPVTLGISFLIMKLMGINLDRITLGALIISLGLLVDDAIISVEMMLVKMEEGWDRVRAAAHAWNVTAAPMLFGTLVTVAGFLPIGFARSGVGEYAGNIFWVLGIALLVSWLVAVVFAPYLGVKMLRDVPVAQRHDHASLYQTPMYQRLRSVITWCVTQRKTVVFGTVALLVLSAVGMATVVQKQFFPNSDRTEVLVSVYLPQGTSVGVTDQTMRRLEAILAPMPEVKTLSTYVGAGAPRFFISANPEPPNPAFGKIIAVAQDEAARDRVMATLEEHIRNGEFAEARVRIARLLYGPPVAWPVQFRVFGPDPNRVREIAYRVRDVMAANPHVVDPHLEWDERVPVLHLRADPERLRLMGLTPQDVAQQLQFLLDGVPVTQLRRDTRSVDLIARGAMGGQRLDAQSLRALELLNRDGRKIPVTQLGTLDVRYEEPVIKRYNREPFVAVQSEVRGAQPNDVTAAVWQALETVRADLPPGYRVAIGGSVEQSGKADASIQKLQPVMVACMLIFIMLQMRSFPGTFMVVATAPLGLIGAVLALLVFQQPFGFVALLGLTGLAGILMRNTLILTQQVSDNFEAGMNAFDGVVEAAVQRARPVVLTALAAVLAFVPLTQDSFWGPLAYVLIGGVAVGTLITLLFVPALYALWFRIRPASQGASS is encoded by the coding sequence ATGAGCCTGCCCAACCTCTCCGCGCTGGCGGTGCGCGAGCGCGCCGTCACGCTGTTTTTGCTGATCCTGTCGATCCTCGGCGGCCTGTACGCGTTTCTGTCGCTGGGGCGCGCGGAGGACCCGGCGTTTACGGTGCGGGTGATGCAGGTCAACGTCGCCTGGCCCGGCGCGTCGGCCGAGCAGCTGCAGCAGCAGGTCGTGGACCGGCTGGAAAAGCGCATCCAGGAGGTCGAATACCTCTACCGCATCGAGAGTACGGTACGCCCCGGACAGGCGACGCTGCAGGTGGAGTTTCATGACTACACGCCGCAGGCCAAGGTGCCGGAGCTCTTCTACCAGGTGCGCAAACGCATGTGGGACGAGGCCCGCCAGATGCCGCCGGGCGTCATCGGCCCGATCGCCAACGACGACTTCTCCGACGTGTATTTCAGCCTGCTGGCGCTCACCGCCCCGGGCCTGCCGATGGCTGATCTGGCGCGCGAGGCCGACCGCCTGCGCGACCAGCTGCAGCGCATCGAGGGAGTGCACAAGGCGGTGCTGATCGGCGAGCGCACCGAGCGGGTCTACGTCGAGTTCGACAGCGCCCGCCTCGTCAACCTCGGCCTGTCCCCGCAAGCCATCTTCGAAGCGATCGACGCGAGCAACCGGCTCGTCCCCACGGGCCGCATCGAAACGGACGGCCCGCGCCTGCACATCCGGCTCGACGCCGACCTGTCCGACCCCGAGGCGCTGGCTGCCGTGCCGATCCGCGCGGGCAACAAGGTGCTGCGCCTCGGCGACATCGCGACGATCCGCCGCGGCTACGAGGAGCCGCCCTCCTACCTCGTGCGTGCGCGCGGCCAGGACGCGGTGCTGATCGGCATCGTGATGAACAAGGGGGAAAACGGCCTCGCACTCGGCCAACGGCTCGAGGCCTACCTGCAGGCAGAGAAGACGGAGCTGCCGCTCGGCATGGCGCTGACGCAGCTCACCAACCAGGCCGACGCGATCCGCAAGGCGGTCGACCTGTTCCAGCTCAAGTTCCTGGTCGCGGTGATCGTCGTGATGGGGGTGAGCATGCTGGCCATCGGCTGGCGCGCCGGCCTCATCGTCGGTATCGCGGTGCCGGTGACGCTGGGCATCAGCTTTCTGATCATGAAGCTGATGGGCATCAACCTCGACCGCATCACGCTGGGGGCGCTGATCATCTCGCTCGGATTGCTGGTGGACGACGCCATCATCTCGGTGGAGATGATGCTGGTGAAGATGGAGGAAGGCTGGGACCGCGTGCGCGCCGCCGCCCACGCGTGGAATGTCACCGCCGCGCCGATGCTGTTCGGCACGCTGGTCACGGTGGCGGGGTTTCTGCCGATCGGGTTTGCCCGCTCGGGCGTCGGCGAGTACGCCGGCAACATCTTCTGGGTGCTGGGTATCGCGCTGCTGGTGTCGTGGCTGGTGGCTGTGGTCTTTGCGCCGTACCTGGGTGTCAAGATGCTGCGCGACGTGCCGGTGGCGCAGCGCCACGATCACGCGAGCCTTTACCAGACGCCGATGTACCAGCGGCTGCGCAGCGTCATCACGTGGTGCGTCACGCAGCGCAAGACGGTCGTCTTCGGCACCGTCGCGCTGCTCGTGCTCTCCGCCGTGGGCATGGCCACCGTCGTGCAAAAGCAGTTTTTCCCGAATTCCGACCGCACCGAGGTGCTGGTGAGCGTCTACCTGCCGCAAGGCACGTCGGTCGGCGTCACCGACCAGACCATGCGCCGGCTGGAGGCGATCCTCGCGCCGATGCCCGAGGTCAAGACCCTCTCGACCTACGTCGGCGCGGGTGCGCCGCGCTTCTTCATCTCGGCCAACCCCGAGCCGCCCAACCCCGCGTTTGGCAAGATCATCGCCGTGGCGCAGGACGAGGCCGCGCGCGATCGGGTGATGGCGACGCTGGAAGAGCACATCCGCAACGGCGAGTTTGCGGAAGCGCGCGTGCGCATCGCGCGGCTGCTCTACGGCCCGCCGGTGGCGTGGCCGGTACAGTTCCGCGTCTTCGGGCCCGACCCCAACCGCGTGCGCGAGATCGCCTACCGCGTGCGCGACGTGATGGCGGCCAACCCGCACGTCGTCGACCCGCACCTGGAATGGGACGAACGCGTGCCGGTGCTGCACCTGCGGGCCGACCCGGAGCGGCTGCGCCTGATGGGCCTGACGCCGCAGGACGTCGCGCAACAGCTGCAGTTCCTGCTGGACGGCGTGCCGGTGACGCAGCTGCGCCGCGACACGCGCAGCGTCGATCTGATCGCGCGCGGCGCGATGGGCGGCCAGCGGCTGGACGCGCAATCGCTGCGTGCACTGGAACTGCTCAACCGCGACGGCCGCAAGATCCCCGTGACCCAGCTGGGCACGCTGGACGTGCGTTACGAGGAGCCGGTGATCAAGCGCTACAACCGCGAGCCGTTCGTCGCGGTGCAGTCGGAGGTGCGCGGCGCGCAACCGAACGACGTCACCGCCGCAGTGTGGCAGGCGCTGGAGACGGTGCGCGCGGACCTGCCGCCGGGCTATCGGGTGGCCATCGGTGGCTCGGTCGAACAGTCCGGCAAGGCCGACGCGTCGATCCAGAAGCTGCAGCCGGTGATGGTCGCCTGCATGCTGATCTTCATCATGCTGCAGATGCGCTCGTTCCCCGGGACGTTCATGGTCGTGGCGACCGCGCCGCTGGGGCTGATCGGGGCCGTGCTGGCGCTGCTGGTGTTCCAGCAGCCGTTCGGCTTCGTCGCGCTGCTGGGGCTCACGGGCCTTGCGGGGATCCTGATGCGCAACACGCTGATCCTGACGCAGCAGGTCAGCGACAACTTCGAGGCCGGGATGAACGCCTTCGACGGCGTGGTCGAGGCCGCGGTGCAGCGCGCGCGCCCCGTGGTGCTGACGGCGCTGGCGGCGGTGCTCGCGTTCGTGCCGCTGACCCAGGACAGCTTCTGGGGACCGCTGGCCTACGTGCTGATCGGCGGCGTGGCGGTCGGCACCCTCATCACGCTGCTCTTCGTGCCGGCGCTGTACGCGCTGTGGTTCCGCATCCGGCCGGCCAGCCAAGGGGCGTCAAGCTGA
- a CDS encoding type II toxin-antitoxin system RelE family toxin, giving the protein MRYELAFHPAAWREWQALDGSVRTILKRKLAERLEQPRVPAAQLAGHPDRYKIKLRSAGYRLVYEVRDAEVVVIVIAVGKRERSAVYRAADRR; this is encoded by the coding sequence ATGCGCTATGAGCTTGCGTTTCACCCCGCCGCTTGGCGGGAGTGGCAAGCGCTCGACGGCAGCGTTCGCACGATCCTCAAGCGCAAGCTCGCCGAGCGTCTCGAGCAGCCCCGGGTGCCGGCCGCGCAGCTGGCAGGGCATCCGGACCGTTACAAAATCAAGCTGCGCAGCGCCGGTTACCGTCTCGTGTACGAGGTGCGGGACGCCGAGGTGGTGGTCATCGTGATCGCCGTGGGCAAGCGCGAGCGCAGCGCCGTGTACCGGGCCGCCGACAGGCGTTGA
- a CDS encoding type II toxin-antitoxin system Phd/YefM family antitoxin encodes MPHVLLAPVAASVTELKRDPMGTVQAGEGGPVAILNRNEPAFYCVPATAFEALMERLEDLELNALADARLRDGQPLQRVSLDAL; translated from the coding sequence ATGCCCCACGTGTTGCTCGCCCCCGTTGCGGCCAGCGTCACCGAACTCAAGCGCGATCCGATGGGCACGGTTCAGGCGGGTGAGGGGGGGCCGGTGGCGATCCTCAATCGCAACGAGCCCGCCTTCTACTGCGTGCCCGCCACGGCTTTCGAGGCCTTGATGGAGCGTCTGGAGGATCTGGAGCTCAACGCCCTCGCGGACGCCCGGCTGCGGGACGGACAACCCTTGCAGCGGGTGTCCCTCGATGCGCTATGA
- the coaBC gene encoding bifunctional phosphopantothenoylcysteine decarboxylase/phosphopantothenate--cysteine ligase CoaBC, giving the protein MKELDGKRIVLGLSGGIACYKSAELCRLLVRAGASVQVVMTEAAAQFITPVTMQALSGRPVVTSQWDVREPNAMAHINHGREADAIVIAPASADLIAQLAQGRAAEILTLLCLARPLARVPLLLAPAMNREMWAHPATQRNVAQVVADGAVVLGVGQGEQACGEVGDGRMLEPEEILEDVIAHVQPPLLAGQRVLVTAGPTFEAIDPVRGITNHSSGKMGFAIARAAREAGAEVTLVAGPVHLRTPRGVRRVDVQSAQQMFDAVMAEVASATVFVAAAAVADWRPAQPAERKLKKDGSGQPPALTFVENPDILATVAALPRARSGELYCVGFAAESHDLLAHAQAKRARKGVPLLVGNIGPATFGRDDNALLLVDEREVVELPPAPKIALARQLVAEIARRLRGV; this is encoded by the coding sequence ATGAAGGAACTCGACGGCAAGCGCATCGTTCTGGGGCTGTCTGGCGGTATCGCCTGCTACAAGTCGGCCGAGCTGTGCCGGCTGCTCGTGCGCGCCGGCGCGAGTGTGCAGGTGGTGATGACCGAGGCGGCCGCGCAGTTCATCACTCCGGTGACGATGCAGGCGCTCAGCGGCCGGCCCGTCGTGACGAGCCAGTGGGATGTGCGCGAACCGAATGCGATGGCGCACATCAACCACGGTCGTGAGGCGGATGCAATCGTCATCGCGCCGGCCAGCGCCGACCTGATCGCGCAGCTGGCGCAGGGGCGTGCCGCCGAGATCCTGACGCTGCTTTGCCTGGCGCGGCCGCTCGCGCGTGTGCCGCTGCTGCTCGCGCCCGCGATGAACCGCGAGATGTGGGCGCACCCGGCGACGCAGCGCAATGTCGCGCAGGTGGTGGCCGACGGCGCGGTCGTGCTGGGGGTGGGGCAGGGCGAGCAGGCCTGCGGCGAAGTCGGCGACGGCCGCATGCTGGAACCGGAGGAGATCCTCGAAGACGTGATCGCCCATGTGCAGCCGCCGCTGTTGGCGGGACAGCGCGTGCTCGTCACGGCGGGCCCGACGTTCGAAGCGATCGACCCGGTGCGGGGCATCACCAACCACAGCAGCGGCAAGATGGGCTTTGCCATCGCCCGGGCGGCGCGCGAGGCGGGGGCCGAGGTCACGCTGGTCGCGGGGCCGGTGCACCTGCGCACGCCGCGCGGCGTGCGCCGTGTGGACGTGCAGTCCGCACAGCAGATGTTCGACGCCGTCATGGCCGAGGTGGCATCCGCCACGGTGTTCGTCGCGGCCGCCGCGGTGGCCGACTGGCGCCCCGCCCAGCCGGCCGAGCGCAAGCTCAAGAAGGACGGCAGCGGCCAGCCGCCGGCGCTCACCTTCGTCGAAAACCCGGACATCCTGGCCACCGTCGCTGCGCTGCCGCGCGCGCGCTCGGGGGAGCTGTACTGCGTCGGCTTCGCGGCGGAGAGCCACGACCTGCTCGCACACGCGCAGGCCAAGCGCGCGCGCAAGGGGGTGCCGCTGCTGGTGGGCAATATCGGGCCGGCCACCTTCGGACGCGACGACAACGCGTTGCTGCTGGTGGATGAGCGCGAGGTCGTCGAGCTGCCGCCCGCCCCGAAAATTGCCCTGGCGCGCCAGCTCGTCGCCGAAATCGCGCGGCGGTTGCGGGGCGTGTGA
- a CDS encoding CTP synthase encodes MTKYVFVTGGVVSSLGKGIASASLAALLESRGLRVTLIKLDPYLNVDPGTMSPFQHGEVFVTDDGAETDLDLGHYERFITTRMKRSNNFTTGQIYKSVLEKERRGDYLGKTVQVIPHVTNEIQAFIQRGADGVDVAIAEIGGTVGDIESLPFLEAARQMSLRLGPNNSAFVHLTYVPYIAAAGELKTKPTQHTVQKLREIGIQPDALLCRADRVIPDEEREKISLFTNVPLWGVISMPDVDTIYKVPRVLHEQGLDGLICDRLRLHTPPANLKRWDDLVYEVEHPQGEVRIAMVGKYVDLSDSYKSLNEALRHAGLKNHVRVAITYIDSETLEDDNVAARLGGFDAILVPGGFGKRGVEGKIRAARFAREQRVPYLGICLGMQVATIEFARHVAGLEGANSTEFDPHTPHPVIALIDEWLDANGTLQKRDANTDLGGTMRLGAQSADVMPGTLAYQIYGPVVTERHRHRYEANTQYLDRLRQAGLVISALTQREQLTEIIELPQDVHPWFMGVQFHPEFKSTPWDGHPLFNAYIAAALQHQRRRAPQEAATA; translated from the coding sequence ATGACCAAATACGTGTTCGTCACTGGCGGCGTGGTGTCGTCCCTGGGCAAGGGCATCGCCTCTGCGTCGCTGGCCGCGTTGCTGGAGTCGCGCGGCCTGCGGGTCACCCTCATCAAACTGGACCCCTATCTCAACGTCGACCCGGGCACGATGAGCCCGTTCCAGCACGGCGAGGTGTTCGTCACCGACGACGGCGCGGAAACGGACCTGGACCTCGGCCACTACGAGCGCTTCATCACCACGCGGATGAAGCGCAGCAACAACTTCACGACCGGGCAAATCTACAAATCCGTCCTGGAAAAGGAGCGCCGCGGCGACTACCTGGGCAAGACCGTGCAGGTCATCCCGCACGTCACCAACGAAATCCAGGCCTTCATCCAGCGCGGCGCCGACGGGGTGGACGTGGCCATCGCCGAAATCGGCGGCACGGTGGGCGACATCGAATCGCTGCCGTTCCTCGAGGCCGCGCGGCAGATGAGCCTGCGCCTGGGGCCGAACAACTCGGCGTTCGTGCACCTGACCTACGTGCCCTACATCGCCGCGGCGGGTGAACTCAAGACCAAGCCGACGCAGCACACGGTGCAGAAACTGCGCGAAATCGGCATCCAGCCCGATGCGCTGCTGTGCCGCGCGGACCGCGTGATCCCGGACGAGGAGCGGGAGAAGATCAGCCTCTTCACCAACGTGCCGCTGTGGGGCGTCATCTCGATGCCGGACGTGGACACCATCTACAAGGTGCCGCGCGTGCTGCACGAGCAGGGGCTCGACGGCCTCATTTGCGACCGGCTGCGCCTGCACACGCCGCCGGCCAACCTCAAGCGCTGGGACGATCTGGTCTACGAGGTCGAACACCCGCAGGGCGAGGTGCGCATCGCGATGGTCGGCAAGTACGTCGACCTCTCCGACAGCTACAAGTCGCTCAACGAGGCGCTGCGCCACGCCGGGCTGAAGAACCACGTGCGCGTGGCCATCACCTACATCGACTCGGAGACGCTGGAGGATGACAACGTCGCCGCGCGGCTCGGCGGCTTCGACGCGATCCTGGTGCCGGGCGGCTTTGGCAAGCGCGGCGTCGAGGGCAAGATCCGCGCCGCCCGCTTTGCGCGCGAGCAGCGCGTGCCGTACCTGGGGATTTGCCTGGGCATGCAGGTCGCCACGATCGAGTTCGCGCGCCATGTCGCGGGGCTCGAGGGGGCCAATTCCACCGAATTCGACCCGCACACGCCCCACCCCGTCATCGCCCTGATCGACGAGTGGCTGGACGCCAACGGCACGCTGCAAAAGCGCGACGCCAACACCGATCTGGGCGGCACGATGCGGCTCGGGGCGCAGAGTGCCGACGTGATGCCCGGCACGCTCGCGTACCAGATCTACGGCCCGGTGGTCACCGAGCGCCACCGCCACCGCTACGAGGCCAACACGCAGTACCTCGACCGGTTGCGGCAGGCGGGGCTGGTCATCTCGGCGCTGACGCAGCGCGAGCAGCTCACCGAGATCATCGAGCTGCCGCAGGACGTACACCCGTGGTTCATGGGCGTGCAGTTCCACCCGGAGTTCAAGTCCACCCCGTGGGACGGCCACCCGCTCTTCAACGCTTATATTGCCGCGGCGCTGCAACACCAGCGGCGACGTGCCCCGCAGGAGGCGGCAACGGCATGA
- the kdsA gene encoding 3-deoxy-8-phosphooctulonate synthase, which produces MNLCGFEVGLHRPFFLIAGPCVVESEQLQMDVAGELKAITAALGIPFIFKSSYDKANRSSGRSYRGPGMERGLEILAKVRREIGVPVLTDVHTEAEVPAVAAVVDVLQTPAFLCRQTDFIRAVAQSGKPVNIKKGQFLAPEDMVNVIEKARAAAREAGLSEDRFLACERGVSFGYHNLVSDMRSLAIMRRTGAPVVFDATHSVQLPGGQGTSSGGQREFVPVLARAAVAVGVAGLFMETHPDPARALSDGPNAVPLKHMRALLETLVALDQVTKRQGFLEDAFDA; this is translated from the coding sequence ATGAACCTCTGTGGCTTCGAGGTCGGTCTGCACCGGCCGTTTTTCCTGATCGCCGGCCCCTGTGTGGTCGAAAGCGAACAGCTGCAGATGGACGTGGCCGGCGAGCTCAAGGCCATCACGGCGGCGCTGGGCATTCCCTTCATCTTCAAGAGCAGCTACGACAAGGCCAACCGCTCCAGCGGCCGCTCGTACCGCGGCCCCGGGATGGAGCGGGGCCTGGAGATCCTGGCCAAGGTGCGGCGCGAGATCGGCGTGCCGGTGCTGACCGACGTGCACACCGAAGCGGAGGTGCCGGCGGTCGCGGCCGTCGTGGACGTGCTGCAGACCCCGGCGTTTCTGTGCCGCCAGACGGACTTCATCCGCGCAGTGGCGCAGTCCGGCAAGCCCGTCAACATCAAGAAAGGCCAGTTCCTCGCCCCAGAGGACATGGTCAACGTCATTGAGAAGGCGCGCGCCGCCGCCCGCGAGGCGGGGCTGAGCGAAGACCGCTTCCTGGCGTGCGAGCGCGGGGTGAGCTTCGGTTACCACAACCTCGTGTCGGACATGCGCAGCCTGGCGATCATGCGCCGCACCGGCGCGCCGGTGGTGTTCGATGCCACGCACAGCGTGCAGCTGCCCGGCGGCCAGGGCACCAGCAGCGGCGGCCAGCGCGAGTTCGTGCCGGTGCTGGCGCGCGCCGCGGTGGCGGTCGGGGTGGCCGGTCTGTTCATGGAAACCCACCCGGACCCGGCCCGTGCCCTGTCCGACGGCCCGAACGCCGTGCCGCTCAAACACATGCGCGCCCTGCTCGAAACCCTGGTCGCGCTCGACCAGGTGACCAAGCGCCAAGGCTTTCTGGAAGACGCGTTCGACGCCTGA
- a CDS encoding DUF1330 domain-containing protein: MSSGYIIAWVDVTDPQQYEEYKRWSSAAIQAHGAEICVRGGRVETLEGDWQPGRIVVLKFPSFQAARAFHDSPEYRRAREARTGAAVMRMICVEGL, translated from the coding sequence ATGTCCAGCGGCTACATCATCGCCTGGGTCGACGTGACCGACCCGCAGCAGTACGAGGAATACAAGCGCTGGTCCAGCGCGGCGATCCAGGCCCACGGTGCCGAGATCTGCGTGCGCGGCGGGCGCGTGGAGACGCTGGAAGGCGACTGGCAACCGGGCCGCATCGTGGTGCTGAAGTTCCCGTCGTTCCAGGCGGCGCGCGCCTTCCACGATTCGCCCGAGTACCGCCGTGCACGGGAGGCCCGCACGGGTGCGGCGGTCATGCGCATGATTTGTGTCGAGGGCCTCTGA